In a genomic window of Mesoplasma tabanidae:
- the ruvA gene encoding Holliday junction branch migration protein RuvA: MKDYLICNINSIDDNYLYVEYQNKGEYFLYLTKDNYDNEQDIKLYIVDHNTEFESTEIAFKSKDERNLFKELVKIKTVGLKTTFYLLNNFSFDEFILMVEQYDVDKLAKLKGVGVYTAKLIIEELQKHFFKNKITQKKEKIITSLVKLGFSYKTIMRNIVKVDNSLSVDEITKIVMEQIGNE, from the coding sequence ATGAAGGATTATTTAATTTGTAATATTAATTCAATTGATGATAATTACTTATATGTTGAATATCAAAATAAGGGTGAATATTTTTTATATCTAACAAAAGATAATTATGATAATGAGCAAGATATTAAACTTTATATTGTTGATCATAATACTGAATTTGAATCAACGGAAATTGCTTTTAAATCTAAAGATGAAAGAAATCTGTTTAAAGAATTAGTGAAAATCAAAACAGTAGGTTTAAAAACAACCTTTTACTTATTAAATAACTTTTCTTTTGATGAATTCATTTTAATGGTTGAGCAATATGATGTTGATAAGTTAGCTAAATTAAAGGGTGTTGGTGTATATACTGCAAAACTAATAATTGAAGAACTACAAAAACATTTCTTTAAAAATAAAATCACACAGAAAAAGGAAAAAATTATTACTTCATTAGTTAAACTTGGTTTTTCATATAAAACAATAATGCGTAATATCGTTAAGGTTGACAATTCGCTATCAGTTGATGAAATCACTAAAATAGTTATGGAACAAATAGGAAATGAGTAA